In the genome of Devosia rhizoryzae, the window ATTGGCGACCTCAAGCATGTCGGCCGAGCCCAGCGAATACCAGGGGTCCATCATGCAATCCTGGCCGAAGGCGCCGGTGATGCCGTAGCTCAGCATTTCGGGGAAACGGTTCATGCCGCGGCGCTTAGGATAGGTGTCGTGGCGGCCCTGGATGACGATGTTGATGTTGGGATTGGCGATGGCGGCAACCCCGGCCTCGGCCATCAGCGGCAGGAGCTTTGAGACGTAGTAATTGTCCATGGAATGCATGGAGGTGAGGTGCGAGCCGGCGACGCGGCCGCCAAGACCGAGGCGCTGGGTTTCGTAGGTCAACGTCTCGATGTGGCGGCTGAGCGGATCGTCGGTTTCGTCGCAATGGAGATCGACCAGGAGGCCGCGCTCGGCCGCGATTTCGCAGAGGGCGGTGACGCTGGCGGCGCCATCGGCCATGGTGCGCTCGAAATGGGGAATGCCGCCGACGACGTCGACGCCCATGTCGAGGGCGCGGTTGAGAAGATCGACGGCACCGGGATAGCGGTAGTAGCCGTCCTGCGGGAAGGCGACGAGCTGCAGGTCGATATAGGGGGCGACGAGGCGCTTGACCTCGAGCAGGGCTTCGACGCCAAGGAGGCGGTCGTCGCAGATGTCGACATGGGTGCGGATTGCGAGGAGGCCCTGCGAGACGGCGAGGTCGCAATAGGCAAGCGCGCGCTCGATGACGGCTTCGTGGGTGAGGAGCGGCTTGAGCTCGCCCCAGATCTGAATGCCTTCGAGAAGACGTCCGCTTTCGTTCAGCCGCGGCAGGCCGAGCGACAGGGTCGCGTCCATGTGGAAGTGGCAATCGACGAAGGGCGGGGACACGAGTTGGCCCACGGCATCAATGACTTCGCCAGCCTCGCCGCCGAGATTGGCTTCGATAGCGGCGATGCGCCCGTTGGAGACGCCGATATCCATGCCGGTGCGGCCATCTGCAAGAGTGGCATTGGTGAGCTTGAGGTCGAACATGGCAGTCTTTCGGTTAGTGGCGCTGGCCCTTGAACCAGGGCTGCAGCAAGGCACGGGGATAGTCGGCGCGGCGGGCCACAAGGACAAGCGCCACGATGGACAAAAGATAGGGCAGCATCAGGAAGACCTGGCCCGGAACGACCTGGCCGATTTCGGCCTGGAGGCGGATCTGGAAGGCGTCAAATGCGCCGAACAGCAGCGCGCCCAGCAATGCCTTGCCGGGCTGCCAGGAAGCGAAGACGACGAGAGCGATGCAGATCCAGCCACGGCCATTGACCATGCCGAAGAAGAAGGCGTCGAAGGCCGACATGGTGAGGAAGGCGCCGCCCAGCGCCATCAGCGCCGAACCGGCCACGACGGCACCGATGCGCAGGCCTCGGACGGACAGGCCCTGGGCTTCAACCGAGGCCGGATTATCACCGACGGCTCGAATGGCGAGGCCAAGGGGGGTGCGGTAGAGCACGATGGCGACAAGGGCGACGAATGCCAACGCGAGAAAGGTCAGCGGCGTTTGCTGGAAGAGCGCCGGGCCGATGAAGGGCAGGTCGCTGAGGCCGGGGATATTGAGCGGGCTAAACGGGACGATGCGCGGCGGCGAGGTCACGTTGGGAAGCGCTGTGCGGTAGGTGAAGTAACTGAGGCTCGTGGCCAGCAGGGTGATGCCGATGCCCGAGACGTGTTGCGAGAGGCCGAGGATGACGGTGAGTAGCGCATGCAGCAGGCCAAAGACGGCGCCGGTGAGCATGGCAACCAGGACGCCGCCCCAGAGACCGGCACCGAGATAGACGGCGAGCCAGCCGGCCATGGCGCCAGCAACGAAGATGCCTTCGATACCGAGATTGAGCACCCCTGCCCGCTCGCAGATCAGCGCGCCGAGAACGCCGAAGATCAGCGGGGTGGCGATGCGGATGGCGGCGGCCCAGAAGTTGGCGGAGCCGAAGATTTCGATCAGCACGTCCATGGCTATTCTCCCGCTACCGGCGCCGCGGCGGGTTCATAGCGCACGCGGAAGCGGAGGAAGAAAGCGCCGACGAGGACGCAGAGCAGCGACAGCGCGACAACGAGGTCGGCGAGGTAATTGGAGATGCCGGTGGCGCGGCTCATGGAGTCGGCGCCCACGAAGACGGCAGCGACGAAGATGGCGGCGAATACGGTGCCGACGGGGGAAAGACCGGCCAGCATGGCGACGACGATGCCGGAATAACCAAAGCCCGGCGAGAGGTCGGCGGAGAGGTAGCCCTTGACGCCCGACACCTCGCTGACGCCGGCAAGACCCGCAAGACCGCCGGAGATCAGCGCGACCTTGAGCATGGTAGCATCGACCGGGATGCCGGCAAAGCGAGCGGCTGCGCGGTTTTCACCGACGGCCTTGATCTCGAAGCCGAGCACGGTCTTGCGCACCATGAACCAGAGGATCAGTGCGCCGCCGATGCCGACGATCAGGCCCCAATGCATGCGCAGGCGAGGCACGAGCTTGGCGAACTTGGCCTCGGCAAGGAGCGGCACCGACTGGGGCCAGCCCATGGCGAGCGGGTCCTTCAGTGGACCTTCGATCAGCATCTGCACGAGGAGGATGACGACGAAATTGAGGAGCAGCGTGATGACGACTTCATCGGCGCCGAACCGCTGCTTGAGGATAGTGGGGAGTACCATCATCATGCCGCCAGCGAGGAAACCGGCAATCATCACGGTGGGGATGAGCAGCGCTGGCGGCATCTGCAGGAGGCCGCTGCCGACAAGGACTGCGGCGAGCGCGCCGATATAGAGCTGCCCTTCGGCGCCAATGTTCCAGAGCTTGGCGCGGAATGCCACGGCTGCTGCAAGTCCGGTGAGGATTAGCGGCGTGGCGCGGTTGAGCGTTTCGGACAGGGCGAAGAGAGAGCCAAAGGCGCCCTGAATGATGAGGCCATAGGCTTCGATGGGGTTGCGCCCGGCGAACAACACGGGGACCGCGACGAGGAGCAATGCGGCAAGGCCTGCACCGAGCGACACGGAAAGCTTGAGCGCCACGGACGCATCGGTGCGTGGTTCGAGACGGAAGCTCATGCGGCCTGTCCTGCCATCAAGAGACCCACCGCGCCGCGATCCAGGAGATCGGACGGTCCGGCATCGCTGACTTCCCCGGCATGAACGACGAGGAACCGATCGGCGAGCGCGAACAATTCATCGAGGTCTTCGGAGATGACCAGCACGGCGGCACCGCGATCGCGGGCAGCGATGATGCGGCGATGCACTTCGGCTTGGGCGCCGACATCAAGGCCGCGCGTAGGCTGATTGGCGAGAATGATCTGCGGCGTGCGTTCGAGCACGCGGGCGAGGATCAGCTTTTGAACATTTCCACCGGAAAGGAGTCGCGCCTCGGCGTCCGGGCCAGGGCAGCGGATGTCGTAGGCGGCGATGGCGCTGGTGGCGCGGCTTTCCATGGCTTTGCGATCGAGCAGGCCCATGCGCGAAAAGGCAGCGCCACGAACTTCTTCGATGGCGATATTGTCGGCGACGCTCATGGTGCCGACGACGCCATCATGTTGGCGGTCTTCCGGCATGCGGGCGACACCAGCCGCGACGAGAGCACGAGGATCTGCGGCATTTATCGGCTTGTCGTTGAGGAGCACTGCACCAGTGTCGGGTACGGCAAGGCCCGAGATCAAGGCGGCGATACCGCCCTGCCCGTTGCCGGAGACGCCGGCTAGGCCGACGATCTCACCGGCACGCAAGGCAAAATTGACGCCGCGCAGGGACTGACGTGCCGAGCCCTGCTTGAGGTGAACGTTCGTAAACTCGAGCAGAGTCTTGCCCGGCGTGGCAGGGGTACGGGCGACTTCGGCAACGGCTTTGCCGACCATGAGATCGGCGATGGCGCGGCGGTCGGCATTGGCGGTGACGAGTTCGCCCGCCTTGCGGCCACCGCGCAGGACGAGGATGCGGTGGGACACGGCGAGCACTTCGCCGAGCTTGTGGGAAATGAAGATGACGCCCAGACCATTGCTGGCCAGGCGGCGCAGCACGGTGAAGAGGCCGTCTGATTCCTGGGGCGTGAGGACGGCTGTGGGCTCGTCTAGGATCAGCACCCGGACATTGCGGTAGAGTGCCTTCAAGATTTCGACGCGCTGCTTTTCGCCGACCGTCAGCGCGGCGACAGGGCGATCGAGGTCAACATCGAGCCCGCTTTCGGCTATGATCTGTGCGACTTTCTTGCGGGCAGCGGCTTTGCCGCCAAAGGCGAAAAGCCCTTCGGTGCCGAGGCGGATATTGTCGAGGCCGGAAAGATTTTCGGCGAGGGCAAAATGCTGGTGCACCATGCCGATGCCGGCATCGAGCGCGGCGCCGGGCGAGCCGGGTGGCAGGGTTTGGAGATTGCCTTGGGCATCGGCGGCGCGGACTAGGCCCTCATCCTGCACATAGTGGCCGAAAAGGATGTTCAT includes:
- a CDS encoding amidohydrolase family protein, which encodes MFDLKLTNATLADGRTGMDIGVSNGRIAAIEANLGGEAGEVIDAVGQLVSPPFVDCHFHMDATLSLGLPRLNESGRLLEGIQIWGELKPLLTHEAVIERALAYCDLAVSQGLLAIRTHVDICDDRLLGVEALLEVKRLVAPYIDLQLVAFPQDGYYRYPGAVDLLNRALDMGVDVVGGIPHFERTMADGAASVTALCEIAAERGLLVDLHCDETDDPLSRHIETLTYETQRLGLGGRVAGSHLTSMHSMDNYYVSKLLPLMAEAGVAAIANPNINIVIQGRHDTYPKRRGMNRFPEMLSYGITGAFGQDCMMDPWYSLGSADMLEVANMGLHVAQMTSRDAMRQCFAAVTTGPAEILHLDGYGINVGCKADMVLLQAADPIEAIRLKATRLAVIKSGKVISRTAPRISALDLTGRPERLDPSKVVPRHDR
- a CDS encoding ABC transporter permease; the encoded protein is MDVLIEIFGSANFWAAAIRIATPLIFGVLGALICERAGVLNLGIEGIFVAGAMAGWLAVYLGAGLWGGVLVAMLTGAVFGLLHALLTVILGLSQHVSGIGITLLATSLSYFTYRTALPNVTSPPRIVPFSPLNIPGLSDLPFIGPALFQQTPLTFLALAFVALVAIVLYRTPLGLAIRAVGDNPASVEAQGLSVRGLRIGAVVAGSALMALGGAFLTMSAFDAFFFGMVNGRGWICIALVVFASWQPGKALLGALLFGAFDAFQIRLQAEIGQVVPGQVFLMLPYLLSIVALVLVARRADYPRALLQPWFKGQRH
- a CDS encoding ABC transporter permease translates to MSFRLEPRTDASVALKLSVSLGAGLAALLLVAVPVLFAGRNPIEAYGLIIQGAFGSLFALSETLNRATPLILTGLAAAVAFRAKLWNIGAEGQLYIGALAAVLVGSGLLQMPPALLIPTVMIAGFLAGGMMMVLPTILKQRFGADEVVITLLLNFVVILLVQMLIEGPLKDPLAMGWPQSVPLLAEAKFAKLVPRLRMHWGLIVGIGGALILWFMVRKTVLGFEIKAVGENRAAARFAGIPVDATMLKVALISGGLAGLAGVSEVSGVKGYLSADLSPGFGYSGIVVAMLAGLSPVGTVFAAIFVAAVFVGADSMSRATGISNYLADLVVALSLLCVLVGAFFLRFRVRYEPAAAPVAGE
- a CDS encoding ABC transporter ATP-binding protein encodes the protein MAFSDSIVLSLEGITKRFGKLVANDALDLQLRRSEILALLGENGAGKTTLMNILFGHYVQDEGLVRAADAQGNLQTLPPGSPGAALDAGIGMVHQHFALAENLSGLDNIRLGTEGLFAFGGKAAARKKVAQIIAESGLDVDLDRPVAALTVGEKQRVEILKALYRNVRVLILDEPTAVLTPQESDGLFTVLRRLASNGLGVIFISHKLGEVLAVSHRILVLRGGRKAGELVTANADRRAIADLMVGKAVAEVARTPATPGKTLLEFTNVHLKQGSARQSLRGVNFALRAGEIVGLAGVSGNGQGGIAALISGLAVPDTGAVLLNDKPINAADPRALVAAGVARMPEDRQHDGVVGTMSVADNIAIEEVRGAAFSRMGLLDRKAMESRATSAIAAYDIRCPGPDAEARLLSGGNVQKLILARVLERTPQIILANQPTRGLDVGAQAEVHRRIIAARDRGAAVLVISEDLDELFALADRFLVVHAGEVSDAGPSDLLDRGAVGLLMAGQAA